One segment of Candidatus Hydrogenedentota bacterium DNA contains the following:
- a CDS encoding sodium-dependent transporter, with protein sequence MKQRRHDGWATRFGLIMAMAGNAVGLGNFLRFPGKAAQFGGAFMIPYLCALTLLGIPLMWMEWSIGRYGGGYGHGSTPGMFHRLWRHPAAKYLGIFGILLPAMVGVYYIYIESWSLGYAWQTMTGSYWGQTSHGEMKTVFSNYLGMKDGFFAFNPQSYLFFLITFAVNVIVFSRGISRGIEIVAKYCMPLLLFIGIILAIRVLTLPPMEGRSIGVGLGQIWHIDDWSTLFSSDVWIAATGQVFFTLSVGLGMIHTYASYLRKKHDIVLSGLSACATNEFAEVILGGTIAIPAAVLFFGVAQAQTIAQEGTFSLGFFALPVIFQQMPAGQFFGTLWFLLLFLAGLTSSMAMFTPLLVFLEEELRLTREQGVKFIAVSVFIIMQPVVLFMHRGVLDEIDYWVGDFGLVLFAAIETVIFSWIFGMSKGWKEMHLGADLRVPRIFFYIMKYITPTFMALLLIWYAYDGLLARLLMKNVEAQSQPYLWLARIMIIGTALALIAAVRYAWRNHNSTLDDELPTVEEEAS encoded by the coding sequence ATGAAGCAGCGACGCCATGACGGATGGGCAACCCGTTTCGGCCTGATCATGGCCATGGCCGGAAATGCCGTAGGGCTCGGCAACTTTTTGCGGTTCCCCGGAAAAGCGGCACAGTTCGGCGGCGCTTTTATGATCCCCTACTTATGCGCATTGACCTTATTGGGCATACCCCTCATGTGGATGGAATGGTCCATCGGCCGCTATGGCGGCGGATACGGTCATGGCAGTACGCCCGGCATGTTCCACCGCCTCTGGCGCCATCCCGCAGCCAAATACTTAGGTATTTTCGGCATACTCCTGCCCGCCATGGTCGGCGTCTATTACATTTACATTGAATCGTGGTCCCTTGGATACGCTTGGCAAACCATGACCGGCAGTTACTGGGGTCAAACAAGCCACGGCGAAATGAAAACCGTTTTTTCCAATTACCTTGGTATGAAGGATGGCTTCTTCGCGTTTAACCCCCAATCCTATCTGTTTTTTCTCATCACCTTTGCGGTCAACGTGATTGTCTTCAGCCGCGGCATCTCGCGGGGCATTGAAATTGTAGCGAAATATTGCATGCCCCTGCTCCTCTTTATTGGTATCATCCTTGCCATCCGCGTCTTGACGCTCCCCCCTATGGAGGGGCGCAGCATCGGCGTGGGACTGGGTCAGATTTGGCACATTGACGACTGGAGCACCCTTTTCTCTTCTGACGTGTGGATCGCAGCCACAGGGCAAGTCTTTTTCACGCTCAGCGTGGGGCTGGGCATGATTCACACCTACGCCAGTTATTTGAGAAAAAAACACGATATCGTCCTGAGCGGATTGAGCGCCTGCGCCACCAACGAATTCGCAGAAGTCATTTTGGGCGGGACCATTGCCATACCGGCAGCAGTCCTCTTTTTTGGTGTTGCCCAAGCGCAAACCATCGCACAGGAAGGAACCTTCTCCCTAGGCTTCTTTGCGCTGCCCGTCATATTCCAACAAATGCCTGCAGGACAGTTTTTCGGGACCCTGTGGTTTTTGCTTTTGTTCCTCGCAGGCTTAACCTCATCCATGGCCATGTTTACACCCCTCCTCGTTTTTCTGGAAGAAGAGCTACGGCTCACCCGCGAACAGGGCGTGAAATTCATCGCGGTAAGCGTGTTCATCATCATGCAGCCCGTCGTTTTGTTTATGCACCGCGGCGTACTCGACGAAATCGATTATTGGGTGGGCGACTTTGGGCTCGTACTCTTCGCCGCCATCGAAACCGTTATCTTTTCCTGGATCTTCGGCATGAGCAAAGGCTGGAAAGAAATGCACCTGGGCGCAGATCTTCGTGTGCCCCGCATCTTTTTCTACATCATGAAATACATCACCCCCACCTTCATGGCGCTTCTCTTAATCTGGTATGCCTACGATGGATTGTTGGCACGCTTGCTCATGAAAAATGTGGAAGCACAATCCCAACCCTACCTGTGGCTGGCACGGATCATGATTATCGGCACGGCATTGGCGCTCATCGCAGCCGTGCGCTATGCATGGCGCAACCATAACAGCACGCTTGATGACGAGCTCCCCACCGTCGAGGAGGAAGCATCATGA